A stretch of the Hippocampus zosterae strain Florida chromosome 18, ASM2543408v3, whole genome shotgun sequence genome encodes the following:
- the spp1 gene encoding osteopontin — MADLTRFRVSPFRLFQKFLAPIALGSDEITAGSDEAAVEIPALVNFETPDEAATDTPSVDTQDEPSKDGDDDDDDDDDDEDESEESESEEEDEDDSSESGESSTVAPETATPVIVTEEPLLPTIVTDTDSGRGDSMGGYPSEYKSYVYAEEKTYHKAPSSYKSYEYVDAGKKSGYDMPVDNEVEKSPQVYKSETYQEQTDMLEEDTSTPENQDALPAEEEEETTDGTSDSGSSADAEEEEQSEPEQSSEEETTATPGAADSDSDESDSLESDSDEHETARETTDTPVVITAK, encoded by the exons ATGGCCGACTTGACTCGCTTCCGCGTGTCACCCTTCAGG CTATTCCAGAAATTTTTAGCACCCATCGCTCTCGGTTCGGATGAGATTACGGCTGGTTCTGATGAG GCAGCAGTGGAGATTCCGGCTTTAGTCAACTTTGAAACTCCAGACGAGGCCGCGACAGACACGCCCTCCGTCGACACCCAAGATGAGCCGAGTAAAGAcggtgatgatgacgatgatgacgacgatgatgatgaagatgaatcAGAGGAGAGC gaaagcgaagaggaagatgaggacgACAGCTCCGAGTCTGGCGAGTCTTCAACCGTCGCCCCCGAGACGGCGACGCCCGTGATTGTGACGGAGGAACCCCTGCTGCCCACCATCGTCACAGACACGGATTCAGGCCGCGGCGACAGCATGGGAGGATACCCCAGCGAGTACAAGAGCTACGTCTACGCCGAGGAGAAGACCTACCACAAGGCCCCTTCATCTTACAAGTCCTACGAATACGTCGACGCGGGGAAAAAATCGGGCTACGACATGCCCGTCGACAATGAGGTGGAGAAGTCGCCGCAAGTCTACAAGAGCGAG ACCTATCAGGAGCAAACTGACATGCTGGAAGAGGATACCAGCACTCCCGAGAACCAGGACGCTCTcccggcggaggaggaggaggagacgacCGACGGCACAAGCGATAGCGGAAGCTCGGCAGATgcggaggaggaagagcagTCCGAACCCGAGCAGAGCAGTGAGGAGGAGACCACGGCCACACCCGGAGCCGCTGACAGCGATTCTGACGAGAGCGACAGTCTGGAGAGTGACTCAGATGAGCACGAGACGGCCCGTGAAACCACTGACACGCCGGTGGTCATCACCGCCAAATAA
- the LOC127590856 gene encoding uncharacterized protein LOC127590856 has product MMNLPTFSLMVVLLATASTKPLDENWPQDAAISENNQKQESLARDNRSRSSESARSRDSGESRDVSESESSEESVHLLSAEPLAEFFEESSEESSEEAPEKSSEGSTKYSSEESSEESSEESSEESSEESSEESSEESSEESSEESSEESSEELPVTDPMMTTTEDTNTSTPKPATTISNEQGTTTPAGDVTVSRGLSTESHITERRGDN; this is encoded by the exons ATGATGAATCTTCCAACTTTTTCACTGATGGTTGTACTTCTTGCAACAGCTTCGACTAAACCA CTTGATGAAAACTGGCCGCAGGATGCCGCCATCTCTGAAAATAACCAGAAACAAGAATCACTTGCTCGGGACAACCGGAGTCGTTCATCTGAGTCCGCTCGCTCACGTGACTCAGGGGAGTCCAGAGACGTCTCTGAAAGTGAATCCTCTGAGGAGTCCGTTCATCTGCTGTCCGCGGAGCCACTGGCAGAATTTTTCGAGGAGTCATCCGAAGAATCCTCTGAGGAGGCACCTGAAAAGTCTTCCGAGGGGTCCACCAAGTATTCCTCTGAGGAGTCTTCTGAGGAGTCGTCAGAGGAATCCTCCGAGGAGTCTTCTGAGGAGTCTTCCGAGGAGTCTTCCGAGGAGTCTTCTGAGGAGTCTTCCGAGGAGTCCTCAGAGGAATCCTCCGAGGAACTTCCCGTCACAGATCCCATGATGACAACCACAGAAGACACAAATACATCCACGCCCAAACCTGCCACCACAATCTCAAATGAGCAAGGCACAACCACACCTGCTGGAGATGTGACCGTAAGCCGTGGCCTTTCCACTGAGTCTCACATCACTGAAAGACGCGGAGACAACTAA